The Maylandia zebra isolate NMK-2024a linkage group LG4, Mzebra_GT3a, whole genome shotgun sequence genome includes a window with the following:
- the tmem220 gene encoding transmembrane protein 220 has translation MGEVCKERKPWLRVVWQICNVFMCLFFALASYVQINDPDAGLWMAGYGVPAVLSACIVVKPHVTETLPWRRVADLHVLISSAISAMLGWTLYKEQITQIFQKEEGREFSGLVLTAIWLLLCRHSGRAPVGILRVSTAAAITVFPFVAWLYYHINKDLRSDWPSHCTTAI, from the exons ATGGGAGAAGTTTGTAAGGAGAGGAAGCCGTGGCTTCGTGTTGTTTGGCAAATCTGCAAcgttttcatgtgtttgttcTTCGCTCTGGCGTCGTACGTCCAG ATCAATGATCCAGATGCAGGTTTATGGATG GCTGGTTACGGCGTCCCTGCAGTCCTGAGTGCGTGTATTGTTGTGAAGCCTCATGTGACag aGACTTTGCCCTGGAGGCGTGTTGCTGACCTTCATGTGCTGATTTCCAGTGCGATCAGTGCCATGTTGGGATGGACGCTCTACAAAGAGCAAATCACACAGATCTTCCAGAAGGAGGAGGGCAG AGAATTTTCAGGTCTCGTTTTGACTGCAATTTGGCTCCTCCTGTGTCGCCACTCTGGAAG AGCTCCTGTCGGGATACTCAGAGTCTCCACAGCTGCTGCCATCACAGTCTTCCCATTTGTGGCCTGGCTTTATTACCACATCAACAAGGATCTGAGATCAGACTGGCCTTCACACTGTACGACTGCCATTTAG